One stretch of Bacillus marinisedimentorum DNA includes these proteins:
- a CDS encoding nucleotidyltransferase-like protein, with product MEDLLRPIYQERAGNPGTLGILLIEKKHEFSASTDNFDVILFVIAEELEMPWYVKHYEFQDKKAALHLVEEHQVKEWILEGSHRRAVDWVLNGQVLFERNEYIAKERERLREFPPADRKYRMGVEFAKLIRRFTEGKELYESQHYLDAYNNIVHALHHLARLSVIENGFHPEVTVWNQVKRIEPEIYKLYQELVESDESLQKKIELLLLASEYSINSRTRTGAAHMLDVISSQEGLWSFGDLMNKAELKSYSVDLGAMLEHLIDKGLVEDVEVETKGKGIFHRKYKAKEI from the coding sequence ATGGAGGATCTTTTACGGCCAATATACCAGGAAAGGGCCGGCAATCCCGGAACCCTGGGAATATTATTAATAGAGAAAAAACATGAATTCAGTGCGTCAACGGACAATTTTGATGTCATTTTGTTTGTGATTGCGGAAGAACTTGAAATGCCGTGGTATGTAAAACATTATGAGTTCCAGGATAAAAAGGCTGCGCTTCACCTTGTGGAAGAACACCAGGTGAAGGAATGGATTCTTGAAGGATCGCACCGCCGTGCGGTCGATTGGGTGTTGAATGGACAGGTGCTTTTTGAACGGAATGAATATATCGCAAAGGAGCGGGAGCGGCTAAGGGAATTCCCTCCTGCTGACCGAAAATACAGGATGGGGGTCGAGTTTGCAAAACTCATCCGCCGCTTTACCGAAGGCAAAGAGCTGTATGAATCACAGCATTATTTAGATGCGTATAACAATATTGTCCATGCGCTTCATCACCTGGCCCGCCTGTCTGTAATCGAAAACGGATTCCACCCGGAGGTGACCGTCTGGAATCAGGTGAAACGGATTGAGCCGGAAATTTATAAACTCTATCAAGAACTTGTAGAAAGTGACGAGTCCCTTCAAAAGAAAATTGAATTGCTTCTCCTGGCAAGCGAATATTCGATCAACTCCAGGACCCGTACAGGAGCAGCCCACATGCTCGATGTTATCAGTTCACAGGAAGGACTGTGGTCATTTGGTGATTTGATGAATAAAGCGGAGCTGAAAAGCTACTCAGTGGATCTTGGGGCGATGCTGGAACATTTAATTGATAAAGGGCTGGTGGAAGATGTTGAAGTCGAAACAAAAGGAAAGGGGATTTTCCACCGGAAGTATAAAGCAAAGGAAATTTAA
- a CDS encoding YgzB family protein: MGLKYSSKINKIRTFALSLIFIGIAVMYIGIFFRTSPWLMTSFILLGFLAIIASTGVYFWIGMLSTKTVQVVCPNCGKPTKVLGRVDMCMHCSEPLTLDPDLEGKDFDEKYNRKQPSKTK, from the coding sequence ATGGGCCTTAAGTATTCAAGCAAGATCAATAAAATCCGCACCTTCGCTTTAAGTTTGATTTTTATCGGAATAGCCGTTATGTATATAGGGATCTTTTTCCGGACAAGCCCATGGCTGATGACTTCATTTATCCTGCTCGGTTTTTTGGCCATCATCGCAAGTACTGGCGTGTATTTCTGGATCGGAATGCTTTCAACAAAAACCGTTCAGGTCGTTTGCCCGAATTGCGGAAAACCGACAAAAGTGCTCGGCCGGGTAGATATGTGCATGCATTGCAGCGAACCGCTTACGCTCGACCCTGACCTGGAAGGCAAAGACTTCGATGAGAAATATAATCGTAAACAGCCCTCAAAAACAAAATAA
- the perR gene encoding peroxide-responsive transcriptional repressor PerR, which produces MLTDRLHESLDTLKDAGVRITPQRHAILEYLIKSEAHPTADDIYKSLEGKFPNMSVATVYNNLRVFKEVGLVKELTYGDSSSRFDCNTTTHYHIICNECGKIVDFHYPGLDEVETLSEQVTGFDVSHHRMEIYGVCPACRQKKEH; this is translated from the coding sequence GTGCTTACTGATCGTTTGCATGAATCATTGGATACGTTGAAAGATGCCGGAGTGCGCATTACTCCACAGCGTCATGCGATTTTGGAATACTTGATTAAATCAGAGGCTCATCCAACCGCAGATGATATATATAAATCGCTTGAAGGTAAATTTCCGAATATGAGTGTCGCAACGGTCTATAATAACCTGAGGGTTTTCAAAGAAGTAGGCCTGGTAAAGGAACTCACTTACGGAGATTCTTCCAGCCGGTTTGATTGCAATACAACGACCCACTACCATATCATCTGTAATGAATGCGGCAAGATTGTAGATTTCCACTATCCGGGATTGGATGAAGTGGAAACACTGTCTGAGCAGGTAACCGGTTTCGATGTAAGCCACCATCGTATGGAAATCTACGGAGTATGCCCGGCTTGCCGGCAAAAGAAGGAACATTAA
- a CDS encoding cob(I)yrinic acid a,c-diamide adenosyltransferase — protein sequence MKIYTKTGDKGETSLIYGSRVPKTDVRVEAYGTCDEANSMIGVAVSHLTPQKWEGDLDILEIMNKVQTVLFHVGAELATPPGKKVKWKLTNSDIEELEKAIDRWEEELPALKSFILPGGSRAGAAFHSARTIARRAERRAIGVEGVNQLVIRYLNRLSDFLFVAARYVNYKEGKTEPNLHEDNV from the coding sequence ATGAAAATCTATACAAAAACGGGCGACAAGGGTGAAACATCTCTCATTTACGGAAGCAGGGTGCCTAAAACGGATGTGCGTGTTGAAGCTTACGGAACGTGTGATGAAGCGAATTCCATGATCGGTGTTGCTGTGAGCCACCTGACTCCCCAAAAGTGGGAAGGCGATTTGGATATTCTTGAAATCATGAACAAAGTGCAAACGGTGCTGTTCCACGTAGGGGCAGAACTCGCGACGCCTCCAGGCAAGAAGGTCAAATGGAAACTCACAAACAGCGATATTGAAGAACTGGAAAAAGCAATCGACAGGTGGGAAGAGGAGCTTCCGGCTTTGAAAAGTTTCATTTTGCCGGGCGGGAGCAGAGCTGGAGCAGCTTTTCACTCGGCTCGGACCATTGCGAGGCGGGCAGAGCGGCGCGCCATCGGAGTAGAGGGCGTTAACCAGCTCGTTATCCGCTACTTAAACAGGCTTTCCGATTTTTTGTTTGTGGCGGCCCGTTATGTAAATTATAAAGAGGGGAAAACAGAGCCCAACTTGCACGAGGATAATGTGTAA
- a CDS encoding D-2-hydroxyacid dehydrogenase yields the protein MFILCTARVNGEIRETTRKRHPDLKFSFQRRMNEEALKELPEAEVLLTYGEDLDEGKIAAAKKLKWIMVLSAGLDKMPFAAIKERNILVTNARGIHKTPMAEYTIGMMLQTARKTKTLIAHEKEKKWDRTVKMSELSEKTLVIAGAGAIGSEIARLARAFGMKTIGVSRSGREAADIDVMYKSADLKKAAAQGDYVVSVLPSTPDTKKMFGRDVFHSMKRDAVFINIGRGDTVNEKELIEVMKGNVISHAVLDVFEQEPLPESHPFWEMGNVTVTPHLSGISPEYHFRAFKIFEQNLAVYQTGEGEYMNVIDPDRGY from the coding sequence ATGTTTATCCTTTGCACGGCAAGAGTGAATGGAGAAATACGCGAAACAACCAGGAAGAGACATCCTGATCTGAAGTTCTCTTTTCAGCGCCGCATGAATGAGGAGGCGCTTAAGGAATTGCCTGAAGCAGAAGTGCTGCTGACTTATGGGGAAGACCTGGACGAGGGGAAAATTGCTGCAGCCAAAAAGTTGAAGTGGATCATGGTTTTGTCGGCAGGACTCGATAAAATGCCGTTTGCAGCCATCAAAGAACGGAATATTCTCGTTACAAATGCAAGAGGCATACATAAGACGCCGATGGCTGAATATACAATAGGCATGATGCTGCAGACGGCAAGGAAAACGAAAACGCTCATAGCCCACGAGAAGGAAAAGAAGTGGGACCGTACCGTAAAAATGTCCGAGCTGTCGGAAAAAACGCTCGTTATTGCCGGTGCAGGAGCAATCGGAAGTGAAATCGCAAGGCTTGCAAGGGCTTTCGGCATGAAAACAATCGGTGTGAGCAGAAGCGGCAGGGAAGCCGCTGACATTGATGTCATGTACAAATCCGCTGATCTTAAGAAAGCTGCTGCGCAGGGAGATTATGTCGTTTCGGTTTTGCCGAGTACACCTGATACGAAAAAAATGTTCGGCAGGGATGTTTTTCACAGCATGAAACGCGATGCGGTGTTTATTAACATCGGCCGCGGGGATACGGTCAATGAGAAGGAATTAATTGAAGTGATGAAGGGAAATGTTATTTCTCATGCGGTGCTGGACGTATTCGAACAAGAACCGCTCCCGGAATCCCATCCGTTTTGGGAAATGGGAAACGTCACTGTCACACCACATTTGTCAGGTATTTCTCCCGAATATCATTTCAGGGCTTTTAAGATTTTCGAGCAAAATCTTGCTGTTTATCAGACGGGTGAAGGTGAATACATGAATGTAATCGATCCGGACAGGGGGTATTGA
- a CDS encoding aminopeptidase codes for MRDPRLTKLAGNLLSHSVKVKKNERVLIQAHAPGKPLVIELIKKAYEMGAYPFAEILDDDIYRELAMGFNAEQLGIQAEWELQKYKDIDAVIIVSAEENDAEFSDIPADKASLYGRSLKDVHEFYINNRRWVLLNYPSRSLAQKAGMSTSAFSDFVLDVCSIDYQMLASAMEPLRELIKKTDKVRIAAPGTDLEFSIKGMPAVSCTGEKNLPDGEVYSAPVKESMNGTITFNTPCTFRGIVFQKVALTIENGKVIRADADKADRLNEIFNTDEGARYFGEFAVGLNPLIRQPMGDALFDEKITGSIHLAAGEAYENADNGNRSAIHWDMVLILREQYGGGEIYFDDRLISQNGRFVIEELARLNPCRLNM; via the coding sequence TTGAGAGACCCCCGCCTCACAAAGCTTGCCGGCAATTTGTTAAGCCATTCGGTGAAGGTTAAAAAGAACGAGCGGGTTTTGATTCAGGCCCATGCGCCGGGGAAGCCGCTTGTCATCGAACTGATTAAGAAGGCTTATGAAATGGGGGCTTATCCCTTTGCTGAAATTCTTGATGATGACATCTACCGCGAGCTGGCTATGGGGTTCAATGCGGAACAGCTCGGCATCCAGGCGGAATGGGAGCTGCAGAAATACAAGGATATAGATGCGGTTATTATTGTGTCTGCAGAGGAGAATGACGCTGAGTTTTCCGATATACCGGCAGATAAAGCTTCCTTATATGGACGGTCCTTGAAAGATGTCCATGAGTTTTATATCAATAACCGCCGCTGGGTCCTTCTCAACTATCCGTCCAGGTCCCTTGCCCAGAAAGCCGGCATGAGCACTTCGGCTTTTTCCGATTTTGTGCTTGATGTGTGCAGCATTGACTATCAGATGCTGGCTTCAGCGATGGAACCTTTGCGTGAACTGATCAAGAAGACGGATAAAGTGAGGATAGCAGCGCCGGGCACCGATTTGGAATTTTCGATAAAAGGCATGCCTGCCGTTTCGTGCACAGGCGAAAAGAACCTTCCGGACGGAGAAGTGTACTCAGCACCAGTGAAGGAAAGTATGAACGGCACCATCACTTTCAACACACCATGTACATTCAGAGGGATTGTCTTTCAGAAGGTTGCTCTGACAATTGAAAACGGGAAGGTCATCCGGGCAGATGCCGATAAAGCTGACAGGCTGAATGAAATTTTCAACACGGATGAGGGAGCCCGATACTTCGGTGAGTTTGCGGTAGGTCTGAATCCGCTGATCAGGCAGCCGATGGGCGATGCCCTTTTTGATGAAAAAATCACGGGAAGCATCCATCTCGCTGCGGGAGAAGCGTACGAAAATGCTGATAACGGCAACAGATCAGCGATTCACTGGGATATGGTCCTGATTTTAAGGGAGCAATACGGCGGCGGAGAGATTTATTTCGACGACAGGCTGATCAGCCAAAACGGGCGTTTCGTCATAGAAGAATTGGCTCGTTTGAATCCCTGCCGGCTGAATATGTAA
- the bcp gene encoding thioredoxin-dependent thiol peroxidase — MSTEVGKAAPDFTMPANNGENVTLSDFKGKNVVLYFYPKDMTPGCTTEACDFRDQHESFKELDAVILGVSPDPVERHKKFIEKHDLPFLLLADEDHKAAEEYGVWKLKKNFGKEYMGIERSTFVIDKEGKLAKEWRKVKVKGHVEEALNYIKENLS, encoded by the coding sequence TTGTCGACTGAAGTTGGAAAAGCCGCACCGGATTTCACGATGCCGGCGAATAATGGTGAAAATGTAACCTTGTCTGATTTTAAAGGAAAAAACGTAGTCCTTTATTTTTATCCGAAAGACATGACACCTGGCTGTACTACTGAAGCCTGCGATTTCCGTGATCAGCACGAAAGCTTTAAGGAACTGGATGCCGTCATTCTTGGTGTCAGCCCGGATCCGGTCGAACGCCATAAAAAATTTATTGAAAAGCATGATCTGCCATTCCTTCTTCTTGCAGATGAAGATCATAAAGCGGCAGAGGAATACGGGGTCTGGAAACTGAAGAAAAATTTCGGGAAAGAATACATGGGAATCGAACGTTCCACTTTTGTCATTGATAAAGAAGGAAAACTGGCAAAAGAATGGCGCAAAGTCAAAGTGAAAGGCCATGTAGAAGAAGCGCTCAACTACATAAAGGAAAACCTATCCTGA
- a CDS encoding potassium channel family protein, with protein sequence MFPIVLIACTVFLLGSSLKSLIQGDRPKQAYLPIENALLLITVYATVLTGFGMIYILLEINGFTVLSEAGSQIEGTFLQLLETGMYFSAVTLFSVGYGDITPVGTGRAIAVIEAMIGYIMPAAFLVRTVFDNDKYENQKQERQE encoded by the coding sequence ATGTTTCCGATTGTATTGATTGCCTGCACCGTCTTTTTGCTGGGGAGCAGCCTCAAGTCCCTGATTCAAGGGGACCGGCCGAAGCAAGCCTATCTTCCCATTGAAAATGCGCTGCTTTTAATAACGGTGTATGCCACTGTATTAACGGGTTTTGGAATGATTTATATTCTATTGGAGATAAACGGGTTCACCGTATTATCAGAAGCAGGTTCCCAAATAGAAGGGACGTTTCTGCAGCTGCTTGAAACCGGAATGTACTTCAGTGCAGTCACCCTGTTTTCGGTTGGATACGGAGACATCACGCCGGTTGGCACAGGCCGGGCCATTGCAGTGATTGAAGCGATGATCGGATATATCATGCCGGCCGCTTTTCTCGTCCGGACAGTGTTCGACAATGATAAGTATGAAAACCAGAAACAGGAACGCCAGGAATAA
- a CDS encoding GNAT family N-acetyltransferase, which yields MELLRTGDLSTDKVIDFFSVHWGSPEMVISSGVYDCSKLDGFAYLGDNREIIGLITYITKGDACEIISLDSIKEGRGIGSALIKAVENGAVQNQCKRLTLITTNDNLKALAFYQKRGFSISGVYKNAVEKARMRKPEIPLVGNHGIPIRDEIELEKML from the coding sequence ATGGAACTTCTGAGAACTGGTGATTTGTCTACTGATAAAGTTATTGATTTTTTCAGTGTACACTGGGGGAGCCCGGAAATGGTTATTTCCAGCGGTGTTTATGATTGCAGCAAATTGGACGGTTTTGCATATCTAGGCGATAACAGAGAAATTATTGGCCTCATTACATATATCACTAAAGGTGACGCCTGTGAAATCATCTCGCTTGATAGCATTAAGGAAGGAAGAGGAATTGGTTCCGCGCTTATCAAGGCAGTAGAAAATGGAGCTGTGCAAAATCAATGTAAACGCCTGACCCTTATTACGACAAACGACAATTTGAAGGCACTGGCGTTTTATCAAAAACGAGGGTTCTCCATATCCGGTGTTTATAAGAATGCAGTTGAGAAGGCCAGAATGAGAAAGCCGGAGATTCCTTTAGTGGGGAATCATGGTATTCCGATCAGGGACGAGATTGAACTTGAAAAAATGTTGTAG
- the lepB gene encoding signal peptidase I, with the protein MSFAIAFVAVVLIKTYVFAPYIVEGASMDPTLHDGERLMVNKAVYLVDQPERGDIVIIKDSTEDRHYVKRVVALPGDKVEVKNDELYVNEQLIKEPYLSDNRNQARKLGMMLTGNIDPIIIPEGEIYVMGDNRLVSKDSRNGLGLIKDDDIVGKTEIVFYPIPRLRTVE; encoded by the coding sequence ATGTCATTTGCGATTGCTTTTGTCGCTGTCGTACTTATAAAAACATATGTATTCGCGCCGTATATCGTTGAAGGGGCTTCAATGGACCCGACGCTCCACGATGGGGAAAGGCTGATGGTCAATAAAGCGGTCTATCTTGTCGACCAGCCTGAACGCGGCGATATTGTCATTATAAAGGATAGTACTGAGGATAGACACTATGTAAAGCGGGTTGTTGCGCTGCCTGGAGATAAAGTTGAAGTGAAAAATGATGAACTGTATGTCAATGAACAACTTATCAAAGAGCCGTACCTATCTGACAATCGGAATCAGGCCCGAAAGCTCGGCATGATGCTGACGGGTAATATCGATCCGATCATCATACCTGAAGGGGAAATTTATGTTATGGGTGATAACAGGCTCGTCAGCAAAGACAGCCGGAATGGCCTTGGCTTAATTAAAGACGATGATATCGTCGGGAAAACGGAAATTGTGTTTTATCCTATCCCGCGTTTGCGGACAGTTGAATGA
- a CDS encoding glutamate-1-semialdehyde 2,1-aminomutase, producing the protein MNFTNSEKLHNSALNHIVGGVNSPSRSFKAVGGGSPVYMEKASGPYFWDVDGNKFIDYLAAYGPIITGHAHPHITEAITRAAENGVLYGTPTALENKFAVMLKDAIPSLDKVRFVNSGTEAVMTTIRVARAYTNRTKVIKFAGCYHGHSDLVLVAAGSGPSTLGTPDSAGVPKSIAQEVITVPFNDIEPFERALEKWGDEIAAVLVEPIVGNFGIVEPVEGFLEKVNERSHKAGALVIYDEVITAFRFMYGGAQNLLGIEPDLTAMGKIIGGGLPIGAYGGKKEIMEQVAPLGPAYQAGTMAGNPASMSAGIACLEILQEDRVYEKLDELGSMLETGILQHAKTYGIPLSINRLKGALTVYFNSGKVYNYAQAEQSDGEMFARFFKLMLNKGINLAPSKYEAWFITTEHNKEDIETTLQAVGQTFKEMSK; encoded by the coding sequence ATGAATTTCACCAATTCCGAGAAACTGCATAACAGCGCGCTTAACCATATCGTCGGCGGAGTCAACAGCCCTTCCCGATCGTTTAAGGCAGTTGGCGGAGGGTCACCTGTTTATATGGAAAAAGCGAGCGGCCCTTATTTTTGGGATGTGGACGGCAATAAATTTATCGATTACCTGGCGGCTTACGGGCCGATCATCACCGGCCATGCCCATCCGCATATTACCGAAGCCATTACGAGAGCAGCAGAAAACGGCGTTTTGTACGGGACTCCGACAGCACTGGAAAACAAATTTGCAGTTATGCTGAAGGACGCTATTCCTTCATTAGATAAAGTCCGGTTTGTTAACTCGGGTACAGAAGCAGTCATGACAACAATCCGTGTTGCCCGCGCCTATACGAATAGGACAAAAGTGATCAAGTTTGCGGGATGCTATCATGGTCATTCCGACCTTGTGCTTGTCGCAGCCGGTTCGGGACCTTCCACTCTCGGAACGCCGGATTCAGCCGGTGTTCCAAAGAGCATCGCCCAGGAGGTCATCACCGTCCCTTTTAATGATATTGAACCTTTTGAACGCGCCCTGGAAAAATGGGGAGATGAAATTGCCGCTGTTCTTGTCGAGCCGATTGTCGGTAATTTCGGCATCGTTGAACCTGTGGAAGGATTCTTGGAAAAAGTAAATGAACGATCCCATAAAGCTGGAGCACTCGTTATTTATGATGAAGTGATCACCGCTTTCCGGTTCATGTACGGCGGGGCACAAAACCTTCTTGGAATCGAACCCGATTTGACGGCCATGGGAAAAATCATTGGCGGCGGACTGCCGATCGGGGCTTACGGAGGGAAAAAAGAAATTATGGAACAGGTGGCCCCGCTCGGGCCCGCATACCAGGCCGGTACGATGGCAGGCAATCCCGCTTCCATGTCAGCCGGCATCGCCTGTCTGGAAATCCTTCAGGAAGACAGGGTTTACGAGAAACTTGATGAACTGGGAAGCATGCTGGAAACCGGAATTCTCCAGCACGCAAAAACGTACGGCATCCCCTTATCCATTAACAGGCTGAAAGGTGCGCTTACCGTTTATTTCAACAGCGGAAAAGTCTACAACTATGCACAGGCGGAACAATCCGACGGAGAAATGTTTGCCAGGTTCTTCAAATTGATGCTGAACAAAGGAATCAACCTTGCCCCTTCAAAATATGAAGCATGGTTCATTACTACGGAACACAATAAAGAAGATATCGAAACGACTTTGCAGGCAGTCGGCCAAACATTCAAAGAAATGAGCAAATAA